A DNA window from Solanum lycopersicum chromosome 3, SLM_r2.1 contains the following coding sequences:
- the LOC101249796 gene encoding uncharacterized protein isoform X2, producing MDSQTLMIGPSYHLSGISSRRRVFHHGETFCFMMVLFHIIIILAKGEPCSMKGQQNQAEYDACMSYKPNEEDGFSGDLSNGFILENPVPRQSLDSVCSHTDLFCFPPRLREFLFEEKNTQSQVEEVSGVQSDVDLPVGSDEENKNLSRSSDSCIFKFLGGRTISCYLSYPEFYSELPCNCIRRNRADGVSFGEVPLSDDKYKKLKPKAEDGTGSFNILGGSSPHVEINPPLLDWGEKYLYFPSLAFLNVKNTHSDRSLTVFEPYGTNSQFYPCNFSEILLAPGETASICFVFLPTWLGLSSAQFVLQTSSGGFLVQAKGFTVESPYHIQPLVGLDISSSGRLSKNLSLYNPYNEALYVEEVTIWTSISSGDNTRYAKAICNMNKGEDSNNNFSLLGVKEWLDVKGDDEVGIPLVAIRPHRNWKIDPHKTETIIELDFPSHTTGEIFGAFSLELLSSSKGKADTIIVPLKAELGKMSAHSELMDPLLLSIQTVEPCATDGTSVVALSVRNDSPYILSIVKVSEAGENIKYFRVRYVEGLILFPDTVTQVAVVTYPLVQAHEMSMNCKLLVSTNDSRTSEIEVACMDVVSIHSGDKYDSSIGQKENSDEVEPGNTRASSSSSMRSPLEIKAVDTTMADESVLKNWKSHATAYDMSVLDESEVVFPVIQVGSYHSQWITIENPSQKPILVQLVLNSWEIIDECKTSGSHLQPSLSSRIVANYSTAPKRYGFSLAENAVTEGLLHPFSKASFGPILFQPAARCQWRSSALLRNNLSGVEWLSLKGSGGLLSLVLLDASVPVQNLDFKLNMPTPLNLSSSGVLYNMKDKFHACSLSLSKELHAKNVGDFPLEVKKIEISGTECGTDGFVINGCKGFSLEPEESIKLEISYHTDFSAATIHRDLELALATGILVIPMKASLPICVLHFCKRSLFWTRVKKLLVTILFLTSLFFLVLWCIIPQVVAFGSHECLPKSGKSYMTSVSHAGKLSRMHPTEKQIGKFVFSFKLNSLLRSIGEGEALSVESFSACEDIQAVSQNQSVTDQNVNHCAGYNSASDTQKGMEVSSSTKPVAIQSSDTYETSKTGNLTVKIAKEKGRRRKKKKNSATALVGLFDVSSSHSGNSTPSSPLSPTSNLTPRRPSPQSAVVDRPVKLINPFADVGSHQCKKNIHSEFASQRNVLQREVTLTDGGKNSCPPQEKPGAPKRSASKPVLLPSATFPCADKSVPRLMCRQPVLASSSVIAPHLRAPGSKPPNQMALKTDKKMGMEEKFTYDIWGDHLSNLPLVGRSKEVLETPPRALENSSSSFFLRGPQTLITNYQQITVSSDREG from the exons ATGGACTCTCAAACCCTAATGATCGGACCTTCATATCATCTCTCCGGCATCTCCTCCCGCCG GAGAGTGTTTCACCATGGTGAAACATTCTGCTTTATGATGGTTCTGTTCCATATCATCATTATTCTGGCTAAAGGTGAACCATGTTCAATGAAGGGACAGCAAAACCAAGCAGAGTATGATGCATGTATGTCCTACAAACCCAATGAGGAGGATGGCTTTAGTGGTGATTTGTCAAATGGTTTCATTCTTGAGAACCCCGTACCTCGTCAAAGTCTTGATAGCGTGTGTTCACATACAGACTTGTTCTGCTTTCCACCCAGATTGCGGGAGTTTTTGTTTGAAGAGAAGAATACCCAATCACAAGTGGAAGAAGTTTCTGGGGTTCAATCTGATGTTGATTTGCCTGTAGGATCAGATGAAGAGAATAAAAATCTTAGCAGGTCATCCGATTCTTGTATTTTCAAGTTCTTGGGTGGAAGAACAATTTCATGCTATCTGAGTTACCCAGAGTTTTACAGTGAATTGCCTTGTAATTGTATAAGAAGGAATAGGGCAGATGGTGTTTCTTTCGGTGAAGTGCCTTTGTCtgatgataaatataaaaaattgaaaccaaAAGCAGAAGACGGGACAGGCAGTTTCAACATTTTGGGTGGTTCTTCCCCTCATGTAGAAATCAATCCCCCTTTGCTCGACTGGGGGGAgaagtatttatattttccttCATTAGCTTTTCTAAATGTTAAAAATACACACAGCGACAGGTCACTGACTGTCTTTGAACCTTATGGAACCAATTCTCAGTTTTACCCTTGCAATTTCAGCGAAATATTGTTGGCACCTGGTGAAACTGCATCAATTTGTTTTGTGTTTTTGCCTACATGGTTGGGTTTATCTTCAGCGCAGTTTGTTTTGCAGACTAGCTCCGGTGGTTTCTTGGTTCAGGCTAAGGGCTTTACTGTTGAATCTCCATATCACATACAGCCTTTAGTCGGTCTTGATATTTCCTCTAGTGGAAGGCTGAGTAAAAATCTTTCTTTGTATAATCCTTACAATGAAGCCCTCTATGTGGAGGAGGTAACTATTTGGACGTCTATTTCTTCAGGAGATAATACCCGTTATGCAAAAGCAATTTGTAATATGAATAAAGGTGAAGATTCAAACAATAATTTCAGCTTGCTTGGTGTTAAGGAGTGGCTGGATGTCAAGGGTGATGATGAGGTTGGTATCCCTCTAGTTGCAATTAGACCCCATAGGAATTGGAAAATTGATCCTCACAAAACTGAGACCATCATAGAATTAGATTTCCCTAGTCATACAACGGGAGAGATATTTGGTGCCTTTTCTCTGGAGTTGCTTAGCTCTTCCAAAGGTAAAGCTGATACAATTATTGTCCCTCTCAAAGCAGAACTTGGCAAGATGTCTGCTCACAGTGAGCTCATGGATCCACTTCTTTTGTCTATTCAAACTGTAGAACCATGTGCGACTGATGGTACTAGTGTTGTTGCTCTGTCAGTGAGAAATGATTCACCTTACATATTGAGCATTGTCAAGGTAAGTGAGGCTGGAGAGAACATCAAGTATTTTCGTGTCAGATATGTTGAGGGACTAATACTCTTCCCTGATACTGTTACGCAAGTCGCTGTGGTCACGTACCCTCTGGTGCAAGCTCATGAAATGAGCATGAACTGTAAATTGCTCGTATCAACTAATGACTCGAGAACTTCTGAAATTGAAGTTGCTTGCATGGATGTAGTCAGCATTCATTCAGGAGATAAATATGACTCTTCAATTGGTCAAAAAGAAAACTCTGATGAAGTTGAACCTGGAAACACAAGAGCCTCTTCAAGCAGCAGCATGCGGTCACCATTAGAAATCAAG GCTGTGGATACAACAATGGCAGATGAGTCGGTATTGAAGAACTGGAAATCTCATGCTACTGCTTATGACATGTCTGTTCTGGATGAAAGCGAAGTAGTGTTTCCAGTGATTCAAGTCGGAAGTTATCACTCTCAGTGGATAACAATAGAGAACCCAAGTCAAAAACCAATCTTGGTGCAGCTTGTTCTGAACTCCTGGGAAATTATTGATGAGTGCAAGACTTCAGGAAGCCATTTGCAGCCTTCTCTATCCAGTAGAATAGTTGCTAACTACTCTACTGCTCCAAAGAGATATGGTTTTTCGCTAGCGGAGAATGCAGTAACTGAAGGACTTCTTCACCCTTTTAGTAAAGCATCATTTGGTCCAATTTTATTTCAACCTGCAGCTCGATGTCAGTGGAGAAGTTCAGCATTGCTCAGGAACAATCTTTCTGGTGTGGAGTGGTTAAGTCTCAAAGGTTCTGGGGGGTTGCTTTCTTTGGTCTTGCTTGATGCATCTGTACCTGTGCAGAACTTGGATTTCAAATTAAACATGCCAACCCCTCTTAATCTCTCTTCTTCGGGTGTGCTATATAACatgaaggataaatttcatgcATGTTCTCTGTCATTGTCAAAGGAGCTTCATGCAAAGAACGTGGGTGACTTCCCCTTGGAggtcaaaaaaattgaaatctcTGGAACAGAGTGTGGAACAGATGGGTTCGTAATAAATGGTTGTAAAGGCTTTTCTCTTGAACCTGAGGAGTCTATAAAGCTTGAGATATCATATCATACTGATTTTTCTGCTGCCACTATACATAGAGATCTTGAACTGGCTTTGGCAACTGGCATACTTGTTATACCAATGAAAGCTAGCCTTCCTATCTGTGTGCTTCATTTCTGCAAGAGGTCTTTGTTCTGGACGAGGGTGAAGAAATTGCTCGTCACTATTCTCTTTCTAACTTCTTTATTCTTTCTAGTTCTGTGGTGCATCATACCCCAAGTGGTGGCCTTTGGCTCCCATGAGTGCTTGCCTAAGAGTGGAAAAAGCTATATGACATCTGTTAGTCATGCTGGAAAATTGTCTCGCATGCATCCCACTGAGAAACAGATTGGCAAGTTTGTCTTCTCCTTTAAATTGAACAGTTTGCTTCGGTCAATTGGGGAAGGTGAGGCTCTGTCAGTTGAAAGTTTCAGTGCATGTGAAGATATTCAAGCTGTCTCCCAAAATCAAAGTGTAACTGATCAGAATGTGAATCATTGTGCAGGATATAACTCTGCATCAGATACCCAAAAGGGAATGGAGGTGTCGTCCTCTACAAAGCCTGTAGCAATTCAGAGTTCTGATACATATGAAACCTCAAAAACTGGTAATCTCACTGTCAAAATTGCAAAAGAAAAAGGGAGGAGgcggaagaagaaaaagaattctGCGACTGCTTTGGTTGGACTTTTTGATGTTTCAAGTAGTCATAGTGGCAATTCTACACCATCATCACCCCTGTCTCCTACCTCAAATTTAACACCTCGTCGGCCATCTCCCCAGTCTGCTGTTGTGGATCGACCTGTTAAGCTCATCAATCCCTTTGCTGATGTTGGTAGTCatcaatgtaaaaaaaatatacactcCGAATTTGCATCTCAGAGGAATGTCTTGCAGAGAGAGGTAACATTAACGGATGGTGGAAAAAATTCTTGTCCTCCTCAAGAGAAGCCTGGTGCACCTAAAAGATCAGCCAGCAAACCTGTTCTTCTGCCTTCAGCAACCTTCCCTTGTGCTGATAAATCTGTTCCTCGCTTGATGTGTCGTCAACCAGTTCTGGCTTCAAGTTCTGTAATTGCTCCTCATTTACGAGCTCCTGGATCTAaacctccaaatcagatggcaCTTAAAACTGATAAAAAGATGGGTATGGAGGAAAAGTTTACTTATGATATTTGGGGTGACCATCTTTCCAATCTTCCCCTTGTAGGTAGGTCAAAGGAGGTATTGGAGACGCCTCCGCGTGCTTTAGAAAACAGCTCCAGTAGTTTCTTTCTAAGGGGTCCACAGACCCTTATTACCAACTACCAACAAATAACTGTAAGTTCTGACCGTGAAGGTTAA
- the LOC101249796 gene encoding uncharacterized protein isoform X3, giving the protein MDSQTLMIGPSYHLSGISSRRRRGNGGGDYKVERNPHQQGESEKSRRVFHHGETFCFMMVLFHIIIILAKGEPCSMKGQQNQAEYDACMSYKPNEEDGFSGDLSNGFILENPVPRQSLDSVCSHTDLFCFPPRLREFLFEEKNTQSQVEEVSGVQSDVDLPVGSDEENKNLSRSSDSCIFKFLGGRTISCYLSYPEFYSELPCNCIRRNRADGVSFGEVPLSDDKYKKLKPKAEDGTGSFNILGGSSPHVEINPPLLDWGEKYLYFPSLAFLNVKNTHSDRSLTVFEPYGTNSQFYPCNFSEILLAPGETASICFVFLPTWLGLSSAQFVLQTSSGGFLVQAKGFTVESPYHIQPLVGLDISSSGRLSKNLSLYNPYNEALYVEEVTIWTSISSGDNTRYAKAICNMNKGEDSNNNFSLLGVKEWLDVKGDDEVGIPLVAIRPHRNWKIDPHKTETIIELDFPSHTTGEIFGAFSLELLSSSKGKADTIIVPLKAELGKMSAHSELMDPLLLSIQTVEPCATDGTSVVALSVRNDSPYILSIVKVSEAGENIKYFRVRYVEGLILFPDTVTQVAVVTYPLVQAHEMSMNCKLLVSTNDSRTSEIEVACMDVVSIHSGDKYDSSIGQKENSDEVEPGNTRASSSSSMRSPLEIKAVDTTMADESVLKNWKSHATAYDMSVLDESEVVFPVIQVGSYHSQWITIENPSQKPILVQLVLNSWEIIDECKTSGSHLQPSLSSRIVANYSTAPKRYGFSLAENAVTEGLLHPFSKASFGPILFQPAARCQWRSSALLRNNLSGVEWLSLKGSGGLLSLVLLDASVPVQNLDFKLNMPTPLNLSSSGVLYNMKDKFHACSLSLSKELHAKNVGDFPLEVKKIEISGTECGTDGFVINGCKGFSLEPEESIKLEISYHTDFSAATIHRDLELALATGILVIPMKASLPICVLHFCKRSLFWTRVKKLLVTILFLTSLFFLVLWCIIPQVVAFGSHECLPKSGKSYMTSVSHAGKLSRMHPTEKQIGKFVFSFKLNSLLRSIGEGYNSASDTQKGMEVSSSTKPVAIQSSDTYETSKTGNLTVKIAKEKGRRRKKKKNSATALVGLFDVSSSHSGNSTPSSPLSPTSNLTPRRPSPQSAVVDRPVKLINPFADVGSHQCKKNIHSEFASQRNVLQREVTLTDGGKNSCPPQEKPGAPKRSASKPVLLPSATFPCADKSVPRLMCRQPVLASSSVIAPHLRAPGSKPPNQMALKTDKKMGMEEKFTYDIWGDHLSNLPLVGRSKEVLETPPRALENSSSSFFLRGPQTLITNYQQITVSSDREG; this is encoded by the exons ATGGACTCTCAAACCCTAATGATCGGACCTTCATATCATCTCTCCGGCATCTCCTCCCGCCG GAGAAGGGGAAATGGGGGAGGGGATTACAAGGTAGAACGGAATCCTCACCAACAAGGTGAAAGTGAAAAGTCCAG GAGAGTGTTTCACCATGGTGAAACATTCTGCTTTATGATGGTTCTGTTCCATATCATCATTATTCTGGCTAAAGGTGAACCATGTTCAATGAAGGGACAGCAAAACCAAGCAGAGTATGATGCATGTATGTCCTACAAACCCAATGAGGAGGATGGCTTTAGTGGTGATTTGTCAAATGGTTTCATTCTTGAGAACCCCGTACCTCGTCAAAGTCTTGATAGCGTGTGTTCACATACAGACTTGTTCTGCTTTCCACCCAGATTGCGGGAGTTTTTGTTTGAAGAGAAGAATACCCAATCACAAGTGGAAGAAGTTTCTGGGGTTCAATCTGATGTTGATTTGCCTGTAGGATCAGATGAAGAGAATAAAAATCTTAGCAGGTCATCCGATTCTTGTATTTTCAAGTTCTTGGGTGGAAGAACAATTTCATGCTATCTGAGTTACCCAGAGTTTTACAGTGAATTGCCTTGTAATTGTATAAGAAGGAATAGGGCAGATGGTGTTTCTTTCGGTGAAGTGCCTTTGTCtgatgataaatataaaaaattgaaaccaaAAGCAGAAGACGGGACAGGCAGTTTCAACATTTTGGGTGGTTCTTCCCCTCATGTAGAAATCAATCCCCCTTTGCTCGACTGGGGGGAgaagtatttatattttccttCATTAGCTTTTCTAAATGTTAAAAATACACACAGCGACAGGTCACTGACTGTCTTTGAACCTTATGGAACCAATTCTCAGTTTTACCCTTGCAATTTCAGCGAAATATTGTTGGCACCTGGTGAAACTGCATCAATTTGTTTTGTGTTTTTGCCTACATGGTTGGGTTTATCTTCAGCGCAGTTTGTTTTGCAGACTAGCTCCGGTGGTTTCTTGGTTCAGGCTAAGGGCTTTACTGTTGAATCTCCATATCACATACAGCCTTTAGTCGGTCTTGATATTTCCTCTAGTGGAAGGCTGAGTAAAAATCTTTCTTTGTATAATCCTTACAATGAAGCCCTCTATGTGGAGGAGGTAACTATTTGGACGTCTATTTCTTCAGGAGATAATACCCGTTATGCAAAAGCAATTTGTAATATGAATAAAGGTGAAGATTCAAACAATAATTTCAGCTTGCTTGGTGTTAAGGAGTGGCTGGATGTCAAGGGTGATGATGAGGTTGGTATCCCTCTAGTTGCAATTAGACCCCATAGGAATTGGAAAATTGATCCTCACAAAACTGAGACCATCATAGAATTAGATTTCCCTAGTCATACAACGGGAGAGATATTTGGTGCCTTTTCTCTGGAGTTGCTTAGCTCTTCCAAAGGTAAAGCTGATACAATTATTGTCCCTCTCAAAGCAGAACTTGGCAAGATGTCTGCTCACAGTGAGCTCATGGATCCACTTCTTTTGTCTATTCAAACTGTAGAACCATGTGCGACTGATGGTACTAGTGTTGTTGCTCTGTCAGTGAGAAATGATTCACCTTACATATTGAGCATTGTCAAGGTAAGTGAGGCTGGAGAGAACATCAAGTATTTTCGTGTCAGATATGTTGAGGGACTAATACTCTTCCCTGATACTGTTACGCAAGTCGCTGTGGTCACGTACCCTCTGGTGCAAGCTCATGAAATGAGCATGAACTGTAAATTGCTCGTATCAACTAATGACTCGAGAACTTCTGAAATTGAAGTTGCTTGCATGGATGTAGTCAGCATTCATTCAGGAGATAAATATGACTCTTCAATTGGTCAAAAAGAAAACTCTGATGAAGTTGAACCTGGAAACACAAGAGCCTCTTCAAGCAGCAGCATGCGGTCACCATTAGAAATCAAG GCTGTGGATACAACAATGGCAGATGAGTCGGTATTGAAGAACTGGAAATCTCATGCTACTGCTTATGACATGTCTGTTCTGGATGAAAGCGAAGTAGTGTTTCCAGTGATTCAAGTCGGAAGTTATCACTCTCAGTGGATAACAATAGAGAACCCAAGTCAAAAACCAATCTTGGTGCAGCTTGTTCTGAACTCCTGGGAAATTATTGATGAGTGCAAGACTTCAGGAAGCCATTTGCAGCCTTCTCTATCCAGTAGAATAGTTGCTAACTACTCTACTGCTCCAAAGAGATATGGTTTTTCGCTAGCGGAGAATGCAGTAACTGAAGGACTTCTTCACCCTTTTAGTAAAGCATCATTTGGTCCAATTTTATTTCAACCTGCAGCTCGATGTCAGTGGAGAAGTTCAGCATTGCTCAGGAACAATCTTTCTGGTGTGGAGTGGTTAAGTCTCAAAGGTTCTGGGGGGTTGCTTTCTTTGGTCTTGCTTGATGCATCTGTACCTGTGCAGAACTTGGATTTCAAATTAAACATGCCAACCCCTCTTAATCTCTCTTCTTCGGGTGTGCTATATAACatgaaggataaatttcatgcATGTTCTCTGTCATTGTCAAAGGAGCTTCATGCAAAGAACGTGGGTGACTTCCCCTTGGAggtcaaaaaaattgaaatctcTGGAACAGAGTGTGGAACAGATGGGTTCGTAATAAATGGTTGTAAAGGCTTTTCTCTTGAACCTGAGGAGTCTATAAAGCTTGAGATATCATATCATACTGATTTTTCTGCTGCCACTATACATAGAGATCTTGAACTGGCTTTGGCAACTGGCATACTTGTTATACCAATGAAAGCTAGCCTTCCTATCTGTGTGCTTCATTTCTGCAAGAGGTCTTTGTTCTGGACGAGGGTGAAGAAATTGCTCGTCACTATTCTCTTTCTAACTTCTTTATTCTTTCTAGTTCTGTGGTGCATCATACCCCAAGTGGTGGCCTTTGGCTCCCATGAGTGCTTGCCTAAGAGTGGAAAAAGCTATATGACATCTGTTAGTCATGCTGGAAAATTGTCTCGCATGCATCCCACTGAGAAACAGATTGGCAAGTTTGTCTTCTCCTTTAAATTGAACAGTTTGCTTCGGTCAATTGGGGAAG GATATAACTCTGCATCAGATACCCAAAAGGGAATGGAGGTGTCGTCCTCTACAAAGCCTGTAGCAATTCAGAGTTCTGATACATATGAAACCTCAAAAACTGGTAATCTCACTGTCAAAATTGCAAAAGAAAAAGGGAGGAGgcggaagaagaaaaagaattctGCGACTGCTTTGGTTGGACTTTTTGATGTTTCAAGTAGTCATAGTGGCAATTCTACACCATCATCACCCCTGTCTCCTACCTCAAATTTAACACCTCGTCGGCCATCTCCCCAGTCTGCTGTTGTGGATCGACCTGTTAAGCTCATCAATCCCTTTGCTGATGTTGGTAGTCatcaatgtaaaaaaaatatacactcCGAATTTGCATCTCAGAGGAATGTCTTGCAGAGAGAGGTAACATTAACGGATGGTGGAAAAAATTCTTGTCCTCCTCAAGAGAAGCCTGGTGCACCTAAAAGATCAGCCAGCAAACCTGTTCTTCTGCCTTCAGCAACCTTCCCTTGTGCTGATAAATCTGTTCCTCGCTTGATGTGTCGTCAACCAGTTCTGGCTTCAAGTTCTGTAATTGCTCCTCATTTACGAGCTCCTGGATCTAaacctccaaatcagatggcaCTTAAAACTGATAAAAAGATGGGTATGGAGGAAAAGTTTACTTATGATATTTGGGGTGACCATCTTTCCAATCTTCCCCTTGTAGGTAGGTCAAAGGAGGTATTGGAGACGCCTCCGCGTGCTTTAGAAAACAGCTCCAGTAGTTTCTTTCTAAGGGGTCCACAGACCCTTATTACCAACTACCAACAAATAACTGTAAGTTCTGACCGTGAAGGTTAA